One window of the Alicyclobacillus vulcanalis genome contains the following:
- a CDS encoding DUF2140 family protein, with translation MWKRLFIVLAALDLLAVVAGLIVWNSLPTASRAPAPAAPPVTSAPVVQVDIGADAINAYLAYAIAHDPEVSRVLASGSVQFGDTWVCDFAVKVLDHAVPMQFVVTPVIQGGNLVLHVDSAQLSFIPIPRTVVFSVLERAPLPNWIQVDGSAQNIALNFTERPAKPFAVRVVGYSPTTQKLSLDLAISPQALSRQTS, from the coding sequence ATGTGGAAGCGGCTGTTCATCGTGCTCGCGGCGCTCGATCTGCTCGCGGTCGTAGCAGGCCTCATTGTGTGGAACAGTCTGCCCACGGCCTCCCGCGCGCCCGCGCCCGCCGCGCCGCCCGTCACGAGCGCCCCCGTCGTCCAGGTGGACATCGGAGCCGACGCCATCAATGCCTACCTTGCGTACGCCATCGCGCACGATCCCGAGGTGAGTCGTGTCCTGGCCTCCGGCAGCGTTCAGTTCGGCGACACCTGGGTGTGCGACTTCGCCGTCAAGGTCCTCGATCACGCCGTGCCCATGCAATTCGTCGTCACACCCGTGATTCAAGGCGGGAACCTCGTGCTCCACGTGGATAGCGCGCAGCTTTCCTTCATCCCCATCCCACGCACCGTCGTCTTCTCCGTCCTCGAGCGAGCGCCCTTGCCCAACTGGATCCAAGTCGATGGCTCCGCTCAAAACATCGCGCTCAACTTCACCGAGCGGCCCGCCAAGCCGTTTGCCGTCCGCGTGGTAGGCTATTCTCCGACGACTCAGAAGCTCTCGCTCGATCTCGCCATTTCTCCCCAGGCCCTCTCGCGACAAACCTCCTGA
- a CDS encoding YktB family protein: MFAGWTVDDFAAMEAPGLAARMELIRARIQPKFIQLAEHFEPWLSAQLGMPIHTHVAKHARRTVNPPESTWVAFSSDPRGYKKHPHFQIGLFASHVFAVFGYIDEGVEKGQFGARVAEASGEVYAKLPGDFVVIEDHTSPDFTSVRELGEDGLRRIAERLAAVKKAEMLLGRTASRGEAVQMSGDEFVRFVEQTFTTACSLYELARPMAQK, encoded by the coding sequence GTGTTTGCAGGATGGACCGTTGACGATTTCGCGGCCATGGAAGCGCCGGGGCTTGCGGCGCGCATGGAGCTGATTCGAGCGCGCATTCAGCCGAAGTTCATCCAGCTGGCCGAACACTTCGAGCCATGGCTCTCGGCGCAACTTGGCATGCCCATCCACACGCATGTCGCCAAACACGCGAGGCGGACGGTCAATCCGCCTGAGAGCACATGGGTCGCGTTCAGTTCGGATCCGCGCGGATACAAGAAACATCCACACTTCCAAATCGGCCTGTTTGCGTCGCACGTGTTCGCCGTCTTCGGCTACATCGACGAAGGCGTGGAGAAAGGCCAGTTCGGCGCGCGCGTGGCGGAGGCGAGCGGCGAGGTGTATGCCAAGCTGCCGGGGGATTTTGTCGTGATCGAAGATCACACGTCGCCCGACTTCACTTCTGTCCGAGAGCTTGGGGAAGACGGCCTGCGGCGGATCGCGGAGCGACTGGCCGCCGTGAAGAAGGCGGAGATGCTTTTGGGGCGCACGGCCTCCCGAGGCGAAGCGGTCCAGATGTCGGGCGACGAGTTTGTGCGGTTTGTGGAACAAACATTCACCACCGCGTGTTCTCTCTACGAGCTGGCCAGGCCGATGGCGCAGAAGTAG
- a CDS encoding bifunctional metallophosphatase/5'-nucleotidase: MRIHLLHMNDLHSRLENHMRIGAKLRALRAEIERKGEAWLTFDLGDVLDRVRPETEATTGLLNADLMRTLGVDGWVFGNNEGLTIPVERWEELVRRSGAVAFGTNLRRSDGRPFPFFTDTHVYRTGGMRIGVFGLTPNYDLPYRMLGVTALDPLESARRAVRDLVAQRVDAIVCLSHMGLRFDRMLAQELPQITCILGGHTHETMYEAEYIGQTAVFQPGKHGFSFGHTVLERSQGRVLARSERVPVEPWDALDARMMETYARQRADVERELKRPVASLAERLQLGYEDECTFANLLTDILFDAFDGQLALMMAGALNASLLPGRITAEHVLGACPTPTRPIVVTMRGADILEAIDLALKPEIYDRQGIGFGFRGGRIGVLALSGGIAEIERRTGARRVRRVLLGGEPIQPERDYRVVTCEYLWLSPLFPPFRRARDITYQRPLVRDLLMKHLGDPGRVERARLPRYEVVDPVERRTEGAWPR, encoded by the coding sequence GTGCGCATTCACTTGCTTCACATGAACGATTTGCACAGCCGTCTCGAGAATCACATGCGCATCGGCGCCAAGCTTCGCGCGCTGAGAGCCGAGATCGAGCGGAAGGGCGAGGCTTGGCTCACGTTCGATCTCGGCGATGTGCTGGACCGCGTGAGGCCCGAGACCGAGGCCACCACCGGGCTTTTGAACGCGGATTTGATGCGCACGCTCGGCGTGGATGGCTGGGTCTTCGGCAACAACGAGGGGCTCACCATCCCGGTGGAGAGGTGGGAAGAGCTCGTCCGCCGCTCAGGCGCCGTCGCATTTGGCACCAACCTGCGCCGCTCGGATGGCCGCCCGTTTCCGTTCTTTACGGACACGCACGTGTATCGGACCGGCGGCATGCGCATCGGGGTGTTTGGCCTCACGCCGAACTACGACCTGCCCTACCGCATGCTCGGCGTCACGGCCTTGGATCCGCTGGAATCCGCCCGGCGGGCCGTGCGGGATCTTGTGGCCCAGCGCGTGGATGCCATCGTCTGTCTGTCGCACATGGGGCTTCGCTTTGACCGGATGCTCGCCCAGGAGCTTCCGCAGATCACCTGCATCCTCGGCGGGCATACGCATGAGACCATGTACGAGGCCGAGTACATCGGGCAAACGGCGGTCTTCCAGCCAGGGAAGCACGGCTTTTCCTTCGGCCACACGGTGCTCGAGCGCTCCCAGGGGCGGGTTCTGGCGCGATCGGAGCGCGTGCCCGTTGAACCCTGGGACGCCCTCGACGCTCGCATGATGGAGACGTACGCTCGGCAGCGCGCCGACGTGGAGCGCGAGTTGAAGCGCCCCGTGGCGTCTCTGGCGGAGCGCCTGCAGCTTGGCTACGAAGACGAGTGCACGTTCGCCAACCTGCTGACCGATATCCTGTTTGACGCATTCGATGGCCAGCTCGCCCTCATGATGGCGGGCGCCCTCAACGCCAGCCTCCTGCCTGGGCGCATCACCGCGGAGCACGTGCTCGGCGCTTGCCCAACGCCCACGCGGCCCATTGTGGTGACCATGCGCGGGGCGGACATCCTCGAGGCCATCGATCTCGCGCTGAAACCGGAGATCTACGACCGCCAGGGCATTGGCTTCGGATTTCGGGGTGGCCGCATTGGCGTGCTCGCGCTTTCGGGCGGGATCGCCGAAATCGAGCGGCGCACGGGTGCACGGCGGGTCCGACGCGTGCTGCTCGGCGGAGAGCCCATCCAACCGGAGCGAGACTACCGCGTCGTCACGTGCGAATACCTGTGGCTGTCTCCGCTCTTCCCTCCGTTTCGCCGCGCACGAGACATCACGTACCAGCGGCCCCTGGTGCGGGACCTGCTCATGAAACACCTCGGCGATCCCGGCCGCGTCGAGCGCGCACGGCTACCTCGCTATGAGGTGGTGGACCCGGTGGAAAGGAGGACCGAGGGCGCATGGCCGCGTTAG
- a CDS encoding spore germination protein, translating to MDVGIAGAIKRLLTVDDNVLNDDFSLTSDENEPDADRYGDEPVDESVNFTTAENKMDTAKKPVSMRSFLRRAAQEYDEAVQKAHAGQQEKIEVDLDEMKHRLFRFFHLPQNKDIVIREFSVGVEGRSPWRGMVVYVDGLVDKNVINWAILEPLMIWSHLADDPKRALSYVVDHLVPGHQTQVIEKWSEVVFNVLAGSTVVFLDRCDAALVVESKGWEHRSVATPKMENVVRGAQDAFTENFRTNTGLVRMRLRSEHLVTEIHAVGNLAKTDVAIMYIHGLTNPKLVKEVRRRISDIDVDYILDAGMLEQFIEDRPSMMIPQVLVTERPDRVAAMLAEGYIAIFVGHSPVAIIVPVVLWSLMHTSEDTNLRIIPGTFIRAIRWIALMTALLLPGLYIAVTNYHSEMLPTDLMLAIAGSREQVPFPVVVEVLLMEFAIELIREAGIRIPSVIGPTIGIVGALIIGQSAVQAGIVSPLLVIVVATTALASFTVPNYELSMAVRILRFAFLIAGAVLGFYGIAILFVVYIVRLSMLKSFGVPFLSPIAPISGAARDVLVRGPLWGMNKRPAFLKPLRSWRQSPVTRPWSAVTRREAGEGGRPES from the coding sequence ATGGACGTGGGAATTGCAGGCGCCATCAAACGGCTGTTGACCGTCGATGACAACGTCTTGAACGACGACTTCTCTCTGACAAGCGACGAGAATGAGCCAGACGCGGATCGGTACGGCGACGAACCCGTGGACGAGTCCGTCAACTTCACGACGGCCGAAAACAAGATGGACACTGCGAAAAAACCTGTGTCCATGCGTTCTTTTCTGCGGCGCGCCGCGCAGGAATACGACGAAGCTGTGCAGAAGGCGCACGCCGGCCAGCAGGAAAAAATTGAAGTCGATCTCGACGAGATGAAGCATCGGCTGTTTCGCTTCTTTCATCTGCCCCAAAACAAGGACATCGTCATCCGCGAGTTCTCCGTCGGCGTCGAGGGCCGCTCGCCTTGGCGCGGCATGGTCGTGTATGTCGATGGCCTGGTCGACAAAAACGTGATCAATTGGGCCATCCTCGAGCCCTTGATGATCTGGTCCCACCTGGCCGACGACCCGAAGCGCGCGCTGTCCTATGTCGTCGATCACTTGGTGCCGGGTCACCAGACCCAGGTGATCGAGAAGTGGTCGGAGGTCGTGTTCAACGTCCTGGCCGGATCGACCGTGGTGTTTTTGGACCGGTGCGACGCGGCGCTGGTGGTGGAGTCCAAGGGCTGGGAACACCGCAGCGTGGCCACACCGAAGATGGAGAATGTGGTGCGCGGCGCTCAGGACGCCTTCACCGAAAACTTCCGCACGAATACGGGGCTCGTGCGGATGCGCCTGCGTTCCGAACACCTTGTCACGGAAATCCACGCGGTGGGCAATCTGGCGAAGACGGACGTGGCCATCATGTACATTCACGGGTTGACGAACCCGAAACTCGTGAAAGAGGTGCGCCGGCGCATCTCCGACATCGACGTGGACTACATCCTCGACGCAGGGATGTTAGAACAGTTTATCGAAGACCGGCCCAGCATGATGATTCCGCAGGTCCTCGTGACCGAGAGGCCGGATCGCGTGGCCGCCATGTTGGCGGAAGGGTACATCGCGATCTTCGTCGGGCATAGTCCGGTAGCCATCATCGTGCCCGTCGTTTTGTGGTCGCTCATGCACACGTCCGAAGACACCAATCTGCGCATCATCCCGGGCACGTTCATCCGGGCGATTCGTTGGATTGCGCTGATGACGGCGCTGCTCCTCCCGGGGCTGTACATCGCGGTGACCAACTATCACTCGGAGATGCTGCCCACGGACCTGATGCTGGCCATCGCGGGCAGCCGGGAGCAAGTGCCGTTCCCGGTGGTCGTTGAGGTCCTGCTGATGGAATTCGCGATCGAGCTCATTCGCGAGGCAGGCATCAGGATACCTTCAGTAATTGGACCAACCATTGGCATAGTGGGAGCGTTGATTATTGGCCAGTCCGCGGTGCAGGCCGGGATCGTCAGTCCGCTGCTTGTGATTGTCGTCGCCACCACGGCGCTTGCGTCGTTCACAGTGCCAAACTACGAACTCAGCATGGCCGTGCGCATTCTGCGGTTTGCGTTCCTCATCGCGGGGGCGGTGCTTGGGTTCTACGGCATAGCCATCCTGTTCGTCGTGTACATCGTGCGCCTCTCCATGTTGAAGTCGTTTGGCGTGCCATTCCTGTCGCCCATTGCACCCATCAGCGGCGCGGCTCGAGACGTGTTGGTGCGCGGCCCGCTCTGGGGCATGAACAAACGGCCAGCGTTTCTGAAACCGTTGCGCAGCTGGCGCCAGAGCCCGGTCACGCGGCCGTGGTCGGCGGTGACACGCCGCGAAGCAGGTGAAGGAGGGAGGCCTGAGTCATGA
- a CDS encoding DEAD/DEAH box helicase, whose product MNLEQLLDEWRRDAQFLRQVTSWRVVPARIGRYADFPSELHPELCASLAARGIERLYAHQREAWDLIQAGRDVVIATPTASGKTLCYNLPVLQAILRDESARALYVFPTKALAQDQVAELNDLVRHLKTSVRTFTYDGDTPVHARQKIREAGHIVVTNPDMLHAAILPHHTKWLRLFRNLRYVVIDEAHIYRGVFGSHVANVIRRLLRIASFYGARPQMVFCSATIANPGELASRLCGRETAVVSESGAPEGEKHVILYNPPVVNPALGLRQSAITAARRLGSRLLQHEIPTILFARTRNQVEILASYLRRDARELLRPRIVSYRGGYLPNERRAIERGLREGQILGMVSTNALELGVDIGSLEVAITVGYPGSVASTRQQMGRAGRRKGTSAAIFVATSSALDQWMVRHPEALLDASPEAARIYPDNLLILMDHLKCAAYELPFNPGERFGVETTGELLDYLVDMRVLHRAQDGRYYYMADDMPAHAVSLRSAAQENVVIVNHAEHPPVVIGEMDRFSALTMLHEEAIYLHQSQMYQVEKLDLDNGKAFVRPVACDYYTDAELSVHLQVLEENDRAEAGSLCHYTGDVAVHATPTLFKKIKLETHENVGWGKIYLPEAELHTVGYWITFDRSGFPASDDAWEAALKGLGHVLKHAVALHAMCAASDVHVAVEVRDPQYARPSVYVYDAYPGGVGIAERVYRDRDQIFATAFDMVQGCPCEVGCPSCVGPAVEGENLKPWVAELLSSLCAAGAGRA is encoded by the coding sequence ATGAATCTGGAACAGCTGTTGGACGAGTGGCGGCGCGATGCGCAGTTTTTGCGCCAGGTCACGTCGTGGCGCGTCGTGCCCGCGCGCATCGGGCGCTACGCCGATTTCCCCAGCGAGCTTCACCCGGAGCTCTGTGCCTCGCTCGCGGCGCGAGGCATTGAGCGCCTGTACGCCCATCAGCGCGAGGCGTGGGACTTGATTCAAGCGGGCCGGGATGTCGTGATCGCCACACCCACGGCCAGCGGCAAGACGCTGTGCTACAACCTGCCCGTGCTTCAGGCCATCCTCAGGGACGAGAGTGCGCGGGCGCTCTACGTCTTTCCTACGAAGGCGCTCGCGCAGGACCAGGTGGCGGAGTTGAACGATCTCGTCCGCCATCTCAAAACTTCGGTGCGCACGTTCACGTACGACGGGGACACGCCCGTCCACGCTCGCCAAAAAATTCGCGAGGCGGGCCACATCGTCGTCACGAATCCCGACATGCTGCACGCGGCCATCCTGCCACATCACACGAAGTGGCTGCGCTTGTTTAGGAATCTGCGCTACGTCGTGATCGATGAAGCGCACATCTATCGAGGCGTGTTTGGCAGCCACGTGGCGAACGTCATTCGCCGGCTCTTGCGCATCGCCTCCTTCTACGGCGCGCGTCCGCAGATGGTGTTCTGCTCGGCCACCATCGCCAACCCGGGGGAGCTCGCGTCGCGGCTTTGCGGGCGCGAGACGGCTGTCGTATCGGAGTCAGGCGCACCGGAGGGCGAGAAGCACGTCATTTTGTACAATCCTCCCGTGGTCAATCCCGCCCTCGGCTTGCGTCAATCGGCGATCACGGCCGCGCGGCGCCTCGGCTCGCGCCTGCTTCAGCACGAAATTCCGACCATCCTTTTCGCGCGCACCCGCAACCAGGTGGAGATCCTTGCGTCGTATTTGCGCCGCGATGCGCGCGAACTCTTGCGGCCGCGCATTGTCAGCTACCGCGGCGGCTACCTTCCCAATGAACGGCGCGCCATCGAGCGGGGCTTGCGCGAAGGACAAATTCTGGGCATGGTGAGCACCAACGCGCTCGAACTCGGGGTCGACATCGGGTCGTTGGAGGTCGCCATCACGGTCGGGTATCCGGGTTCTGTGGCGTCCACCCGGCAGCAGATGGGCCGCGCCGGGCGGCGCAAAGGCACCTCCGCCGCCATTTTTGTGGCGACCAGTTCAGCGCTCGACCAGTGGATGGTCCGCCATCCCGAGGCCTTGTTGGACGCGTCGCCCGAGGCGGCTCGCATCTATCCCGACAATCTCCTCATTTTGATGGATCATCTCAAGTGCGCGGCCTATGAGTTGCCGTTCAACCCGGGCGAGCGGTTTGGCGTGGAGACGACAGGCGAGCTGCTCGACTACCTGGTGGACATGCGCGTCCTGCACCGCGCGCAGGATGGCCGCTACTATTACATGGCCGACGACATGCCCGCGCACGCGGTATCGCTGCGAAGCGCGGCCCAGGAAAACGTCGTGATCGTCAACCACGCCGAGCATCCGCCCGTGGTCATCGGGGAGATGGACCGATTCAGCGCGCTCACGATGTTGCACGAGGAAGCCATCTATCTGCACCAGTCGCAGATGTACCAGGTGGAGAAGCTCGATCTCGACAACGGCAAGGCGTTCGTCCGCCCGGTGGCGTGCGATTACTATACCGATGCCGAGCTTTCCGTGCACCTGCAGGTGCTCGAGGAGAACGATCGGGCGGAGGCGGGCTCCCTCTGTCACTACACGGGCGACGTCGCCGTGCACGCCACGCCGACCTTGTTCAAGAAGATCAAGCTGGAGACGCACGAGAACGTGGGCTGGGGCAAGATTTATCTTCCCGAGGCCGAGTTGCACACGGTCGGCTATTGGATCACGTTTGATCGATCCGGCTTTCCGGCTTCGGACGACGCGTGGGAGGCGGCGCTCAAAGGGCTTGGGCACGTGCTGAAGCATGCCGTGGCGCTGCACGCCATGTGCGCCGCGTCCGACGTGCACGTCGCTGTCGAAGTGCGCGATCCCCAGTATGCCAGGCCGTCCGTGTATGTGTACGACGCGTACCCCGGCGGCGTGGGCATCGCCGAGCGCGTGTACCGCGATCGTGATCAGATCTTTGCGACCGCATTCGACATGGTGCAGGGGTGTCCTTGCGAGGTCGGCTGTCCGAGTTGCGTGGGGCCGGCCGTGGAAGGGGAGAACCTCAAGCCGTGGGTCGCGGAGCTTCTCTCGTCTTTGTGTGCCGCGGGGGCAGGGAGGGCCTGA
- a CDS encoding RsfA family transcriptional regulator, translating to MASVEKGPVRSDAWTPEDDERLAQLVLRHIRTGSTQLKAFEEAAQQLGRTAAACGYRWNGVIRKRYQDEIEAAKAERKTMHAKAHTQKAPSGPTESMQEVIRFLQTYDEQYQRLREYVSAIEREKAELEARVRALESQLREGGAETALSPEQLEEDSRTLFAIMERARKLLADNRSAGT from the coding sequence TTGGCATCCGTTGAAAAAGGCCCTGTGCGCTCGGATGCGTGGACACCAGAGGACGACGAGCGCCTCGCTCAGCTGGTGCTGCGCCACATCCGCACGGGCAGCACGCAGCTGAAGGCGTTTGAGGAAGCGGCCCAACAGCTTGGAAGGACGGCTGCCGCGTGCGGATATCGCTGGAACGGCGTCATTCGCAAACGATACCAGGACGAGATCGAGGCGGCCAAAGCCGAGCGCAAGACGATGCACGCGAAGGCGCATACGCAGAAGGCCCCATCGGGACCGACCGAATCCATGCAGGAGGTCATTCGCTTCCTGCAGACGTACGACGAACAATACCAGAGGCTGCGCGAGTACGTCTCCGCGATCGAGCGAGAGAAGGCAGAGCTGGAAGCGCGCGTCCGCGCGCTCGAGTCGCAGCTGCGCGAGGGAGGCGCAGAGACGGCCCTGTCGCCGGAACAGCTGGAGGAAGATTCGCGCACGCTGTTTGCCATCATGGAACGAGCGCGCAAACTGCTAGCCGACAACCGGTCCGCCGGCACTTGA
- the nth gene encoding endonuclease III translates to MAALDREDSIRVVERLLEAYPDARCQLHFTTPFELLVATMLSAQCTDERVNMVTPKLFAKYRGPEAFANATPEEVAEDIREVGLFRSKSKHIVETARILVDAYGGEVPRGRDQLMELPGVGRKTANVVVSNAFGVPAFAVDTHVQRVTNRIGLAHSNDPLKTEQQVCAKLPPELWTKAHHALILHGRRVCTARKPKCHACPVADLCQYAKRLAQPQTGQH, encoded by the coding sequence ATGGCCGCGTTAGACCGCGAGGATTCCATCCGCGTCGTGGAACGGCTGCTCGAGGCATACCCAGATGCCCGCTGCCAGCTGCACTTCACGACCCCGTTTGAGCTGCTTGTCGCCACCATGTTGTCGGCTCAGTGCACGGATGAGCGCGTCAATATGGTCACACCCAAGCTGTTTGCGAAGTATCGCGGACCTGAGGCCTTTGCCAACGCAACGCCCGAGGAAGTCGCCGAAGACATCCGCGAGGTCGGCTTATTTCGCTCGAAGTCGAAGCATATCGTGGAGACGGCGCGCATTCTCGTCGACGCGTACGGAGGCGAGGTGCCTCGCGGCCGCGATCAGCTGATGGAACTGCCGGGCGTGGGTCGCAAGACCGCCAACGTCGTCGTGTCCAACGCCTTTGGCGTGCCCGCGTTCGCCGTCGACACGCACGTCCAGCGCGTGACGAATCGCATCGGGCTCGCGCACTCGAACGACCCGCTGAAAACCGAACAACAGGTGTGCGCAAAACTTCCGCCCGAGCTTTGGACCAAGGCCCACCACGCGCTCATTCTGCACGGCCGGCGGGTCTGTACCGCGCGCAAGCCCAAGTGCCACGCGTGTCCCGTGGCCGATCTGTGCCAGTACGCCAAGCGTCTCGCGCAGCCACAGACAGGGCAACACTAA
- a CDS encoding ribonuclease H-like domain-containing protein, with protein MGRSLLEKLKDLERTAGAKRSHPEQPAADGAMAAVTPEPAKRQDPQPPAREAELAEAGFQPIQTQDGIVHVRETAFDLCTHYGGRPFADCFACDLGRLSRLAHVDLDVERLLFYDVEATGLGHGGGTVPFLHALGYFAEDEFRVAQYFVPDYPSEGAAVRLLAERFASGAPVLVTYNGKSYDWPLFVSRCVLYGVVPAEPAHLDLLHPARRLWKQVMGRVKLADIEAMLGVAREGDLPGREAPMRYFAYVEGAPLSTLEDVFAHNLRDVCTLARLTLELADALAEKRSWPHAAPHVGLATWFDAWREWESADAQFRQAVVQEDADWRARWLFSLFLKRRGRWEEAYDLWQELAEAYPDRPEPCVETAKYLEHHRRDLVRALAAAEAARARMQAGSREHAEIVRRIERIRRKLERESACQADMRRLL; from the coding sequence ATGGGGCGAAGCCTGCTGGAGAAACTGAAGGACCTCGAGCGCACGGCGGGCGCCAAGCGATCCCATCCCGAGCAACCCGCCGCAGACGGCGCGATGGCCGCGGTGACCCCCGAGCCCGCCAAGCGCCAAGACCCGCAGCCGCCCGCGCGCGAGGCGGAACTGGCCGAGGCCGGATTTCAGCCCATCCAGACGCAAGACGGGATCGTCCACGTGCGCGAGACCGCGTTCGATCTCTGCACGCACTACGGGGGGCGCCCGTTCGCCGACTGTTTCGCCTGCGATCTCGGCCGCCTGAGCCGGCTCGCGCACGTCGATTTGGACGTGGAGCGCCTCCTGTTTTACGACGTCGAGGCCACGGGGCTCGGTCACGGCGGCGGCACGGTGCCCTTCCTGCATGCCCTTGGGTATTTTGCGGAAGACGAATTTCGAGTGGCCCAGTACTTTGTCCCCGATTATCCGAGCGAGGGCGCGGCAGTCCGGCTGCTCGCCGAGCGGTTCGCGAGCGGCGCGCCCGTTCTCGTCACGTACAACGGCAAATCGTACGACTGGCCGCTCTTCGTCAGCCGGTGTGTGCTTTACGGCGTCGTTCCGGCGGAGCCCGCGCATCTCGATCTGCTCCACCCTGCGCGGCGGCTTTGGAAACAGGTCATGGGGCGCGTGAAACTCGCGGACATCGAGGCGATGCTCGGCGTCGCGCGCGAGGGGGACTTGCCGGGCAGGGAGGCGCCCATGCGCTATTTCGCCTACGTGGAAGGTGCGCCGCTGTCGACGCTCGAAGACGTGTTTGCCCACAACCTCCGAGACGTGTGCACGCTCGCCCGGCTCACCCTTGAACTGGCCGATGCACTCGCCGAAAAGCGCTCCTGGCCGCACGCCGCGCCGCACGTCGGCCTCGCCACCTGGTTTGACGCGTGGCGGGAGTGGGAGTCGGCCGACGCCCAGTTTCGCCAGGCCGTCGTGCAGGAGGACGCCGATTGGCGCGCCCGCTGGTTGTTCAGCCTGTTCTTGAAACGGCGCGGCCGGTGGGAGGAAGCTTATGATCTATGGCAGGAGTTGGCCGAGGCGTACCCCGACCGTCCCGAGCCGTGTGTGGAAACGGCCAAGTACCTTGAGCATCACCGGCGCGATCTCGTCCGGGCGCTTGCGGCCGCGGAGGCTGCACGGGCTCGCATGCAGGCCGGATCGCGCGAACACGCGGAAATTGTGCGGCGGATCGAGCGCATCCGGCGAAAGCTCGAGCGGGAATCGGCTTGCCAGGCCGACATGCGTCGTCTACTGTAA